A window of the Streptomyces finlayi genome harbors these coding sequences:
- a CDS encoding GNAT family N-acetyltransferase — translation MLKPGYTNLDPDWLAPLRERIATEVPEVTTWIHVDSVGHLVLSKIVVPRDLRSQGLGTRVMELLIAEADRQAVTAALTPTREFGSGLHRLRGFYRRFGFSMNGGRIKDYTTTNAMIRRPVAPHTHA, via the coding sequence ATGCTCAAGCCCGGATACACCAACCTTGACCCCGACTGGCTGGCCCCCCTGCGGGAGCGCATAGCCACCGAGGTACCCGAGGTCACCACGTGGATTCACGTGGACTCGGTCGGCCACCTCGTCCTCTCGAAGATCGTCGTACCGCGCGACCTGCGGTCGCAGGGCCTCGGCACCCGAGTGATGGAACTGCTCATCGCGGAAGCCGACAGGCAGGCCGTGACGGCGGCCCTCACCCCGACGCGAGAGTTCGGCTCCGGTCTGCACCGTCTTCGAGGCTTCTACCGACGGTTCGGATTCAGCATGAACGGCGGCCGGATCAAGGACTACACCACCACGAACGCCATGATCCGGCGCCCTGTCGCCCCCCACACCCACGCCTGA